Proteins encoded in a region of the Paenibacillus pedocola genome:
- a CDS encoding SDR family oxidoreductase: protein MKLVNRTILVTGGTSGIGFAFAKRFLEMGNTVIITGRSQERIDRVVQNNPGLLGMAADVSDPKSVEALAKELAIRYPKLDIVFNNAGIMHEYDLFDESITYEHLTAEINTNLNGTIYVTKALLPLLAKQQEAMIVNVSSLLANITVANAPAYSATKAGVHMFSDALREQIRAKGKNIHVMELCPPVISETNLTDTYDEGFMNKMISLPLAKLVHAGIKGMEKNKLRVNAGFTKVMRFSMKFAPDFITHTWGQMILK from the coding sequence ATGAAATTAGTAAATAGAACGATATTGGTGACAGGCGGGACCTCCGGGATTGGCTTTGCTTTTGCTAAACGTTTTCTCGAAATGGGGAATACCGTCATCATTACGGGGCGTTCACAAGAGCGTATCGACCGGGTAGTACAGAACAATCCAGGACTCCTTGGGATGGCGGCAGATGTTAGTGATCCGAAGAGCGTTGAGGCGCTTGCCAAAGAACTCGCTATACGCTATCCGAAACTGGATATTGTTTTTAATAATGCTGGTATCATGCACGAATATGACTTGTTTGATGAAAGTATCACTTATGAGCACCTTACCGCAGAAATCAACACCAACTTGAATGGCACCATCTATGTCACTAAGGCCTTGTTGCCACTGTTAGCCAAACAACAGGAGGCAATGATTGTTAACGTTAGCTCACTGCTTGCTAATATTACAGTTGCTAACGCACCGGCTTATTCTGCAACGAAGGCTGGCGTCCACATGTTCAGTGATGCATTACGTGAGCAAATCCGTGCCAAAGGAAAGAATATTCATGTGATGGAACTTTGCCCGCCCGTTATTTCTGAAACCAATCTCACAGACACGTATGACGAAGGGTTCATGAATAAGATGATCTCTTTGCCATTAGCGAAGCTTGTTCATGCGGGTATTAAAGGGATGGAAAAAAACAAACTGCGGGTGAACGCTGGTTTTACCAAAGTTATGCGCTTTTCAATGAAGTTCGCACCGGATTTCATCACGCATACCTGGGGGCAAATGATTCTTAAATAA
- a CDS encoding SDR family NAD(P)-dependent oxidoreductase: MKYTVITGASSGIGYEAALAFAVRGKNLILVARRTDKLEELKSAIQDIDPNVNVIIRSIDLSVTEQAYTLYNTLKEYQIETWINNAGLGEASFVAEQNLDKVETMLRVNIESLTILSTLFVRNYADVEGTQLINVSSALGYAIAVGSVTYSASKYYVSAFTEGLAKELELKGAKLKAKVLAPAITETEFVKKSIDAEEFDYKANMPKYHTAKQMAGFMVDLYDSDDVVGIVDQNYDFNLRSHIYPIISEF; this comes from the coding sequence ATGAAGTACACAGTGATTACAGGAGCAAGCTCAGGTATAGGATATGAGGCCGCACTCGCTTTTGCTGTCCGTGGCAAAAACTTAATTTTGGTAGCCAGAAGAACAGACAAGTTAGAAGAGCTTAAATCAGCCATTCAGGATATTGATCCTAATGTAAATGTTATTATTCGTTCAATCGACCTGTCTGTTACAGAACAGGCTTACACACTGTACAACACTTTGAAGGAATACCAGATTGAGACCTGGATTAACAATGCCGGGCTTGGTGAAGCTTCTTTTGTAGCAGAACAGAATTTAGATAAAGTTGAAACGATGTTACGCGTTAATATCGAATCCTTGACGATCCTATCTACACTGTTTGTGCGGAATTATGCTGATGTAGAAGGCACTCAGTTAATTAACGTATCATCCGCACTCGGATATGCTATTGCTGTTGGAAGTGTAACTTATTCTGCATCTAAATATTATGTTAGTGCCTTCACCGAAGGGCTTGCCAAAGAACTGGAGCTTAAAGGTGCGAAATTAAAAGCAAAAGTGTTAGCACCGGCAATAACTGAAACCGAGTTTGTGAAGAAATCAATAGATGCTGAAGAATTCGATTACAAAGCAAACATGCCTAAGTACCACACGGCCAAACAAATGGCAGGTTTCATGGTAGACCTTTATGATAGCGACGATGTCGTAGGTATTGTTGACCAGAACTATGACTTCAATCTGAGAAGCCACATCTATCCAATCATTTCAGAGTTCTAA
- a CDS encoding alkene reductase, which produces MDKLWSEIKIGNLELPHRLAMAPMTRSRAEEDGTPGELSSLYYAQRASMGLLITEGAQPSDDGQGYLCSPGIYNDQHIKGWKKVTDAVHEAGGFMYIQLMHAGRMSHPDNTPHHRQPVAPSAIAPGVQMFTATGMQDIPVPRELSKEEIQTTISDFRKAAAAAIEAGADGVEIHGANGYLINQFIGENSNTRTDEYGGSIENRARFAIEVTKAIIEEIGAERTGFRISPGTSLGGIQDGEQGPDLYRYLTRELAKLNLAYLHIMHLGNEDLLKDIRAIWTNPLLVNRAGRALEDLSIDLEHGLADMVPVGVWSLANPDLVERLKTGAPLNQADPTTFFGIGSKGYTDYPTLKELESQKG; this is translated from the coding sequence ATGGACAAATTATGGAGTGAAATAAAAATCGGAAATCTGGAATTGCCGCATCGTTTAGCGATGGCACCCATGACACGGAGCAGAGCTGAAGAAGATGGTACCCCAGGGGAATTAAGTTCCCTTTATTATGCGCAAAGAGCATCTATGGGACTCCTTATTACGGAAGGCGCGCAGCCCTCTGATGATGGTCAAGGGTACCTATGTTCACCCGGGATTTATAACGATCAGCATATAAAAGGCTGGAAAAAGGTTACGGATGCGGTCCATGAAGCAGGTGGATTTATGTACATCCAATTAATGCACGCGGGCCGTATGTCACATCCTGACAATACCCCTCATCATCGTCAACCCGTTGCACCCTCAGCCATTGCTCCCGGTGTTCAAATGTTTACGGCCACGGGAATGCAGGACATACCCGTTCCGCGCGAGTTAAGTAAAGAGGAGATTCAAACGACCATTTCCGATTTCCGGAAAGCTGCAGCAGCAGCTATTGAAGCCGGTGCGGATGGCGTTGAAATTCACGGGGCCAATGGATATCTTATTAATCAATTCATCGGAGAAAATTCGAACACGCGGACGGATGAATATGGTGGATCGATAGAAAATCGTGCCCGCTTCGCGATTGAAGTTACAAAAGCCATCATCGAAGAGATTGGAGCAGAGAGAACAGGCTTCCGTATTTCACCAGGGACATCTCTTGGTGGCATTCAAGACGGGGAACAAGGTCCTGATCTGTATCGTTACCTGACGCGGGAATTAGCTAAATTGAACTTAGCTTACCTTCATATCATGCACCTTGGAAACGAAGATTTGCTCAAGGACATTCGTGCTATATGGACAAATCCATTATTAGTCAACCGGGCTGGACGTGCTCTGGAAGATCTTAGTATCGATCTTGAGCATGGCCTGGCTGATATGGTACCCGTCGGTGTATGGTCATTAGCTAATCCGGATTTAGTAGAACGGCTTAAAACAGGTGCTCCATTGAATCAAGCAGATCCTACAACCTTTTTCGGGATCGGAAGCAAGGGGTATACGGATTATCCTACGCTCAAAGAACTGGAATCTCAGAAGGGGTAA
- a CDS encoding ATP-dependent DNA helicase yields MSLDIADAYINGRNAMIEAGVGIGKSFAYLIPSLLINHVSQQPVIIATSSIQLSEQIHKDLRVIGSRLGFTTVRSVVGKGMGQYACRYRAADLFKPDDSSSPLSTLAQCILNFEIDERADIKGGISDAEWSNVCVNDCKFERCHHKNACLFYDMRAKINAKIGDIDFIIVNQDLLIRDLIKKKEGTRGIITERPALIVIDEAHNLEAKVRDARTAEFTFRRTCRILDDVLQILFKQSGDKSLLSQSKFLKRCVEHIFKQIDADLLRAAKQDNDRIKVSPITGIPLARVLQDLKDLTLSLSVLTSRNEREIDDVFEAMNGLIALINVLAGVEDNYLLWASNTLREATVSICPKDISQFLKYTLFNSKTSVILTSATMCQGGETLEEQYAYLTQSLGFSGDYMDRQPSPFDYSSHAMMYISGNIPYYRHDKREIYLEAAYKEMVRLCNLTQGRTLVLFSAKEDMKYIHKKLLSGTDKFTWALHAQKEGSSQDGVIAEFRGSKGVLLSTGVFWEGVNIEGSDLSQVIIFRLPFPVPADPIYEYKAALAENPLQEVFVPDMLLRLRQGTGRLIRSETDLGVLSILDSRLCAAAHKDYREKVLETLPFKRVTEDFTVLEQFVKEKGIRHTVSK; encoded by the coding sequence ATGTCTCTGGATATAGCTGACGCTTATATTAACGGCCGTAACGCCATGATTGAAGCCGGGGTTGGGATCGGTAAGTCCTTTGCGTACCTCATTCCCAGCCTGCTCATTAATCATGTGTCGCAGCAGCCGGTCATTATTGCAACATCCTCCATTCAGCTGTCAGAGCAAATACATAAAGACCTGAGAGTGATCGGAAGCCGGCTGGGCTTTACAACCGTTCGCTCCGTCGTCGGAAAAGGGATGGGGCAGTATGCCTGCCGGTACAGGGCAGCGGACTTGTTCAAGCCTGATGATTCAAGCTCCCCCCTATCTACCCTTGCCCAGTGTATTTTGAATTTTGAAATTGATGAAAGAGCGGATATCAAGGGCGGAATTAGTGATGCCGAATGGTCTAACGTGTGCGTGAATGATTGTAAATTTGAACGTTGTCATCATAAAAATGCATGTTTGTTCTATGATATGCGAGCTAAAATTAATGCAAAGATCGGCGATATTGATTTCATTATCGTAAATCAGGACCTGCTCATCCGGGATTTGATTAAGAAAAAGGAAGGCACCCGGGGCATCATTACGGAACGGCCGGCTCTGATCGTGATTGATGAGGCTCATAATCTGGAGGCAAAGGTTAGGGATGCTAGAACGGCCGAGTTTACCTTCCGCAGAACCTGCCGTATACTGGATGACGTTTTGCAGATTCTCTTTAAGCAATCCGGGGATAAAAGCCTGTTATCACAATCCAAATTTCTAAAAAGATGCGTGGAACATATTTTCAAACAAATAGACGCTGATTTACTCCGTGCCGCCAAGCAGGATAATGACCGCATAAAAGTGTCTCCGATTACAGGAATACCGTTAGCCCGGGTCTTACAGGATTTGAAAGACCTTACTCTTAGCCTCTCGGTGTTAACTTCCCGGAATGAGCGGGAAATCGATGATGTTTTTGAAGCCATGAACGGACTTATAGCCCTCATTAATGTCCTGGCCGGAGTGGAGGATAACTATCTCCTGTGGGCAAGCAATACCCTGCGTGAAGCTACGGTCAGTATCTGTCCAAAAGATATAAGCCAGTTTTTAAAGTATACGTTATTTAATAGCAAGACCTCTGTTATCCTAACGTCAGCAACCATGTGTCAGGGCGGAGAAACGCTGGAGGAGCAATACGCTTATTTGACGCAATCCCTTGGGTTTTCGGGTGATTATATGGACCGCCAGCCTTCCCCCTTTGATTACAGCAGCCATGCTATGATGTACATCTCGGGCAACATTCCCTATTACCGCCATGATAAACGGGAAATATATCTTGAGGCAGCCTACAAAGAAATGGTTAGACTCTGTAATCTGACACAAGGAAGAACACTGGTCCTTTTTTCAGCGAAGGAGGATATGAAGTACATTCATAAGAAGCTGCTTTCGGGTACGGATAAGTTCACATGGGCACTCCATGCACAAAAAGAGGGGTCTTCCCAGGATGGGGTGATCGCTGAATTCCGGGGCAGTAAAGGTGTCCTCCTAAGTACCGGTGTCTTCTGGGAAGGAGTGAATATCGAAGGTTCCGACCTGTCGCAGGTCATTATTTTCCGTCTGCCCTTCCCTGTTCCAGCCGATCCTATCTATGAATATAAGGCAGCTTTGGCAGAGAATCCTTTGCAGGAAGTGTTTGTACCGGATATGCTGCTTCGGTTAAGGCAAGGAACCGGACGTCTGATCCGCAGTGAAACCGACCTTGGTGTTCTCAGCATTCTCGATTCCCGTCTCTGCGCCGCAGCCCATAAGGATTACCGGGAGAAGGTATTGGAAACTTTACCGTTTAAGAGGGTTACCGAAGATTTCACGGTTCTGGAGCAGTTTGTCAAAGAAAAGGGGATAAGACATACCGTTTCAAAATAG
- a CDS encoding alpha/beta hydrolase fold domain-containing protein, with product MSNPKSRSRHLIDPEIISAVDLIPTTDLTQSLLMESRRNQTQMMPQIDVTQMFPVTFEERFVPSYFGGPEIRIEIIKPRQLKYEKMPLYYSIHGGGMVLGSPAGDRPANALLAVSHGFCCVSVSYRLAPEHVQPSQLQDCYSGLKWCIDHAEELEIDIQKVAIGGSSAGAGLAAGLALFIRDQKEFEIHHLRLLRPMLDDRTSITPEHPYAGEFVWTRQSNYFGWKSVLGHEPGQEAVSEYYVPARAKSLAGLPPTYMNIGTIDLFIDETLLFAKQLIFDGVLVELEVYPGYHHLSPLFADAHYSKEGARSSDYALLKDLGLL from the coding sequence ATGAGTAACCCGAAAAGTAGAAGCCGGCATTTGATTGATCCGGAGATTATTAGCGCCGTTGATTTGATACCCACAACCGATCTAACCCAATCCCTGTTAATGGAATCACGCCGGAATCAAACGCAAATGATGCCTCAAATAGATGTAACGCAGATGTTTCCGGTCACATTTGAAGAAAGGTTTGTTCCCAGTTATTTTGGCGGTCCGGAAATTCGAATAGAAATTATTAAACCAAGGCAGCTAAAGTATGAAAAAATGCCTCTATATTATTCAATTCACGGAGGCGGTATGGTTCTGGGAAGCCCCGCGGGTGATCGTCCAGCAAATGCATTACTAGCCGTAAGCCATGGCTTTTGTTGTGTATCCGTATCCTATCGTTTAGCGCCAGAGCATGTTCAGCCAAGCCAGTTGCAGGATTGTTATTCAGGCCTAAAATGGTGTATTGATCATGCAGAGGAATTAGAGATAGATATTCAGAAAGTCGCAATCGGGGGTTCAAGCGCCGGTGCCGGTTTAGCTGCCGGTCTGGCTCTTTTCATCCGTGATCAGAAGGAATTTGAAATCCATCACTTAAGGCTGCTTAGACCCATGCTGGATGATCGCACGAGTATTACTCCGGAACACCCGTATGCAGGTGAGTTTGTTTGGACCAGACAAAGCAATTATTTTGGTTGGAAATCCGTATTAGGACATGAGCCCGGTCAAGAGGCGGTGAGTGAATATTACGTGCCTGCCCGGGCAAAGTCATTGGCCGGGTTACCGCCAACTTATATGAATATTGGCACGATTGATTTATTCATCGATGAAACCCTTCTATTTGCAAAACAGCTGATTTTCGACGGAGTCCTGGTGGAGCTTGAGGTTTACCCTGGTTACCATCATTTGTCACCCCTGTTTGCAGATGCACACTACTCAAAAGAAGGCGCCCGTTCAAGTGATTATGCTTTACTGAAAGATCTGGGATTGCTTTGA
- a CDS encoding CD3324 family protein, with product MKYRNASKVLPKELIIEIQKYIQGETLYIPKPEIEYEKWGILSGGRKMIDQRNAAIRSDFRNGRSIDQLAKEYFLATETIKKIVYSHKS from the coding sequence GTGAAATATAGAAATGCTTCAAAGGTGTTACCCAAAGAGCTTATTATTGAAATCCAAAAGTATATTCAAGGTGAAACCCTGTATATCCCTAAGCCGGAAATAGAGTACGAGAAATGGGGAATATTAAGTGGTGGAAGAAAGATGATCGATCAGCGAAATGCAGCTATCCGAAGTGATTTTCGCAATGGCAGAAGTATAGATCAGCTGGCCAAGGAATACTTCCTTGCAACAGAAACGATCAAGAAAATTGTATATTCTCATAAATCGTAG
- a CDS encoding family 43 glycosylhydrolase encodes MVKKQGFNPYLPSWEYIPDGEPHVFENRVYVYGSHDRFNGHAFCLNDYVCWSAPEENLADWRYEGVIYQTTDDPLNPEGSMCLYAPDVTVGPDGRYYLYYVLDKVPVVSVAVCDSPGGRYEFYGYVRDAAGVRLGEREGDEPQFDPGVLTEGENTYLYTGFCAFGDLSRHGAMATVLGPDMLTIIEEPVFVVPSQSYSKGSGFEGYEFFEAPSIRKKGDTYYLIYSSISMHELCYATSKHPTRDFTYQEVIVSNCDLHIDTYKPADQPMVYGGNNHGSIAQINGEWYIFYHRHTNGTAFCRQGCIERIEFRGDGTIPQVEITSCGPNGGPLEGRGEYSAYLACHLFCKDQEIYTGGFGRMGAWMDSRFPKITQDGRDGDEETGYIANMTDSATAGFKYFACEGIRKVKIKVRGYCQGTFEIKTSWDGPAHGRIPVAFSNVWEEYSTDVAIPDGVQALYFTYTGHGGASLASFTLE; translated from the coding sequence ATGGTAAAAAAACAAGGATTTAATCCGTATCTGCCCTCTTGGGAATATATCCCCGACGGTGAGCCGCATGTTTTTGAAAATAGAGTGTATGTGTATGGCTCGCATGATCGTTTTAATGGACACGCCTTTTGCCTGAATGACTATGTCTGCTGGTCGGCTCCGGAGGAGAATCTGGCGGACTGGCGTTATGAGGGGGTGATCTACCAGACTACAGATGATCCGCTTAATCCGGAAGGAAGCATGTGTCTGTATGCTCCCGATGTTACCGTTGGACCGGACGGGCGGTATTATCTCTACTATGTTCTTGATAAGGTCCCGGTTGTTTCAGTGGCGGTCTGCGATTCGCCAGGCGGCAGGTATGAGTTCTACGGCTACGTACGGGATGCCGCCGGGGTACGCCTCGGGGAACGGGAAGGCGACGAGCCGCAGTTTGACCCGGGCGTATTGACCGAAGGAGAGAACACCTATCTCTACACCGGATTCTGTGCTTTTGGAGACCTATCCAGACACGGCGCCATGGCAACTGTGCTTGGCCCGGATATGCTCACGATCATCGAGGAGCCTGTGTTTGTTGTACCGAGCCAGTCTTACAGCAAGGGGAGCGGATTCGAAGGCTATGAGTTCTTTGAAGCGCCATCCATCCGTAAAAAGGGAGATACCTACTACCTTATCTATTCCTCAATCTCCATGCATGAGTTGTGCTATGCGACCAGCAAGCATCCGACCCGGGACTTCACCTACCAGGAAGTCATTGTCAGCAATTGCGATCTTCATATCGATACTTATAAACCGGCGGATCAGCCAATGGTTTACGGCGGTAATAACCATGGCAGCATCGCCCAAATTAACGGGGAATGGTACATTTTTTATCATCGCCACACCAATGGAACGGCATTCTGCCGGCAGGGCTGTATCGAGAGGATTGAATTCCGCGGGGACGGCACGATTCCCCAGGTGGAGATTACATCCTGCGGTCCGAATGGAGGACCGCTTGAAGGCCGGGGGGAATATTCGGCATATCTGGCCTGCCATTTGTTTTGCAAAGATCAGGAAATCTACACCGGAGGCTTTGGCCGCATGGGAGCATGGATGGACAGCCGGTTTCCGAAGATTACACAAGACGGCAGGGATGGAGACGAGGAGACCGGCTATATTGCCAATATGACGGATTCAGCTACCGCCGGGTTTAAATATTTTGCATGCGAGGGAATCCGGAAAGTCAAAATTAAGGTGCGCGGATATTGCCAGGGGACCTTTGAAATAAAAACGTCATGGGACGGACCGGCTCACGGACGGATACCGGTAGCCTTTAGTAATGTCTGGGAGGAATACTCCACCGACGTGGCTATTCCGGACGGTGTACAAGCACTGTATTTCACGTATACCGGCCATGGCGGGGCCAGTCTGGCTTCTTTTACTTTGGAATAA
- a CDS encoding AraC family transcriptional regulator: MKPIRKHFGKELPFSLLLHYKETKSPQRELPDHQHHWYEFVYVYRGKGTFFIDQTFYEMRQGDVIVVPGNTVHRGFPDKEDPVMSSAVFFSPYLVNNNIFSETYGYLKLFDAAKKNKQYKFTLSPEHAQLVESDIDAIHEEWEQRHPDGGHAMALLLHLALLHLNRYCLPQAAELGAMNELVPDWFREALAFINEHLDQPLELSALAKQAAISPAHFSRVFKQRLGMNATDYISTKRIFAAKDGLLQSNNNIEQIAMSCGFESMPHFYRTFKKYTGMTPAAYRKGNRPH; this comes from the coding sequence ATGAAACCGATCCGTAAGCATTTCGGCAAGGAGTTACCGTTTTCTCTGCTTCTGCACTACAAGGAAACGAAAAGCCCGCAGCGCGAACTCCCTGACCATCAGCATCACTGGTACGAGTTCGTTTACGTCTACCGGGGAAAAGGAACTTTTTTTATCGATCAGACGTTTTACGAGATGCGCCAGGGTGACGTCATCGTCGTTCCCGGAAATACGGTGCACCGGGGATTTCCCGACAAAGAGGATCCGGTAATGTCCTCCGCCGTTTTTTTCAGCCCTTACCTTGTTAATAACAACATATTCAGCGAAACATATGGCTATTTGAAGCTATTTGACGCAGCCAAGAAGAACAAGCAGTACAAATTCACCCTGTCTCCTGAACATGCCCAACTCGTAGAAAGCGATATCGATGCCATCCATGAAGAATGGGAGCAGAGACACCCGGACGGCGGCCATGCCATGGCGCTGCTTCTCCATCTTGCACTGCTTCACTTAAACCGGTACTGCTTGCCGCAGGCTGCCGAGCTTGGGGCCATGAACGAATTGGTTCCGGATTGGTTCCGTGAAGCGCTCGCCTTTATCAATGAGCATCTTGACCAGCCGCTGGAGCTTAGCGCGCTGGCGAAACAGGCGGCCATATCTCCGGCCCATTTCAGCCGTGTCTTCAAGCAGCGGCTCGGTATGAATGCGACTGATTATATTTCAACCAAACGCATTTTCGCGGCCAAGGATGGTTTACTCCAGTCCAACAACAACATTGAGCAGATCGCTATGTCTTGCGGCTTTGAGAGCATGCCCCATTTTTATCGTACGTTCAAAAAATATACGGGCATGACTCCCGCCGCCTACCGGAAGGGCAACCGGCCACACTGA
- a CDS encoding amidohydrolase family protein, producing MRIDAHQHYWKIDRNDYGWITPEIPVLFRDYLPTDLEPHLQKHGICRTVVVQAAPTVDETEYILGLSEKTDSIAGVIGWLDLENPSFKVQYRRFCEHPKFTGIRVMIQEMEDPGILLSTHYVEALSYFADEDLPVDLLVLADQLPQLIKLLERVPGLRGVVDHLAKPPIASGSLEPWRSHMAEIAQHPGIYCKLSGIMTEADPQGWKQEDFTAYVHGVLDLFGPERLMFGSDWPVCLQAATYDEVIGVLRLALQDRLSPQEIEPIFGVNAARFYKLNSLYIGGSER from the coding sequence ATGCGTATTGACGCTCATCAGCATTATTGGAAGATAGACAGAAACGATTACGGATGGATTACACCCGAAATTCCGGTGCTTTTCCGGGATTATCTGCCCACCGATCTTGAACCGCATTTGCAAAAACATGGAATATGCCGCACGGTTGTGGTACAAGCTGCACCTACGGTAGATGAGACCGAATATATTCTTGGGTTAAGTGAAAAAACAGATTCCATAGCTGGCGTGATCGGTTGGCTGGACCTTGAGAACCCGTCATTCAAAGTGCAATACCGGAGGTTCTGCGAGCACCCGAAATTCACAGGGATTCGCGTGATGATACAGGAGATGGAGGATCCCGGCATTCTTTTATCTACCCACTATGTAGAAGCGCTTTCATACTTTGCGGATGAGGATCTTCCCGTCGACCTGCTTGTTCTGGCGGATCAGCTTCCACAGCTTATAAAGCTGCTGGAACGGGTTCCCGGATTGAGAGGGGTGGTCGACCATTTGGCAAAACCACCGATTGCTTCGGGCAGCTTAGAGCCGTGGAGAAGCCATATGGCGGAAATTGCGCAGCATCCGGGCATTTACTGCAAGCTTTCCGGGATCATGACGGAGGCTGACCCCCAGGGCTGGAAGCAAGAGGATTTCACTGCCTATGTCCATGGAGTGCTGGACCTCTTTGGACCCGAAAGGCTAATGTTCGGCAGCGATTGGCCCGTATGTCTTCAAGCCGCAACGTATGATGAAGTCATAGGCGTATTGCGGCTGGCGTTGCAGGACCGGTTGTCACCGCAAGAGATAGAGCCAATCTTCGGAGTGAATGCGGCGAGGTTTTACAAGTTAAATTCACTATATATTGGAGGTTCAGAGCGATGA
- a CDS encoding aldo/keto reductase, with protein MKYRKLGNTGLDVSVLSFGASSLGSVFREVPKEEGIRTVHTAIDMGINLIDVSPYYGLMKAETVLGEALQTVPRDRYIISTKAGRYGQDEFDFSKKRVIRSAEESMRRLGTDYLDILLLHDIEFGSMEQVMEEGIPALEELKQSGKIRFFGVTGLPLMIFETVLSRITLDVILSYCHYSLNDTTLLGLLPLLERQGTGLMNASPISMGLLSSRQVPDWHPASRDIQAACKRAAEYCRDKGEDIAKLAVQFSTRNEYIPTTLVSTATPANIRNNILWTEEPIDEQLLEEVLEILKPIDGATWPSGRPEWNEEQVQIGERL; from the coding sequence ATGAAATACAGAAAGCTGGGAAATACGGGATTAGACGTATCCGTGTTAAGTTTCGGGGCATCTTCACTTGGAAGCGTATTTCGGGAGGTTCCGAAGGAAGAGGGAATCCGCACGGTCCATACCGCTATCGACATGGGGATTAATCTCATTGACGTCTCTCCGTATTACGGTTTGATGAAAGCGGAGACAGTCCTGGGAGAGGCGCTGCAGACGGTTCCGCGGGACCGGTACATTATAAGCACGAAGGCCGGACGTTACGGTCAGGATGAATTTGATTTCTCCAAAAAACGGGTAATCCGCAGCGCGGAAGAAAGCATGCGCCGGCTGGGAACGGACTATCTGGATATTTTGCTGCTGCACGACATCGAATTCGGTTCGATGGAGCAGGTAATGGAAGAAGGGATCCCTGCTCTGGAGGAATTGAAGCAATCCGGGAAGATCCGTTTCTTCGGTGTGACTGGCCTGCCCTTGATGATCTTCGAAACGGTATTGTCCCGTATTACTCTGGATGTTATCCTGTCGTACTGCCATTATTCTCTGAACGATACCACGCTGCTTGGCCTCCTTCCTTTACTGGAGCGGCAGGGAACCGGACTGATGAATGCATCGCCTATTTCTATGGGCCTGCTGAGCAGCCGACAGGTGCCTGACTGGCATCCGGCGAGCAGGGACATCCAGGCTGCTTGTAAGCGCGCTGCCGAATATTGCCGGGACAAGGGAGAAGACATTGCGAAGCTGGCGGTCCAGTTCTCCACTCGTAATGAATACATTCCGACAACATTGGTAAGCACGGCGACACCGGCAAATATCCGCAACAATATATTGTGGACGGAAGAGCCGATAGACGAACAATTGCTGGAGGAAGTGCTGGAGATCCTGAAGCCGATCGACGGCGCAACGTGGCCGAGCGGCCGGCCGGAGTGGAATGAAGAACAGGTTCAGATCGGGGAGCGCCTATAA